The DNA region GCTTTAGCTGGTTGTAGCAGTGTAGATGTAGTAAGTATTTTATCCAAACAAAAACAAGACTTGCAAGGCTTGAAAGTTTTGGTAAATGGAGAACGTGCGGCGAAAGATGATTTGAGTCTTTGGAAGGATATTCAAATAGAATTTCAATTGAAAGGCGATATTGATCCTCAAAAAGCAGAGAAAGCGGTTAGTTTGTCTATTCACAAATATTGCTCGGTTGCAGCGACTTTAGTAGCCGCAGGAGCGGAGATTTCCACGAAAGTGACGATTGAGAAGTAAATTTGAGATGTGAAATATGAAAAGTGAAATGGATGAATAACGTTTTGCTTTTCAGATATAACAGAAATGTATTTTCCAAAAGAGCATTGAATTGCTCGCAATTAATATAAAGCAAAATGTTTGAAGAATTTGGTTCTCGCCAGACAAAAGCCATCCGTACACAAGTTGAGCGTTCTGGTAAAAGGGAACATTCCGTTCCTGTGTATTTGAGTAGTAGTTTTACTTTTCCTGATGCAGAAGAGATGCGTGCCGCATTTGCGGATGAAAATGACGATTATATTTATAGTCGCTATGGTAATCCAAGTGTGGATGAGTTTGCCGAAAAAATGGCAATGATGGAAGGTGCAGAAGCAGGATTTGCGGTAGCAAGTGGTATGGCGGCAATTGCTGCGCCAATGTTTGCTTTGTTGAAAGCGGGAGATCATATTTTATGTTCAAGTTCTATTTTTGGAGGTACGACAACTGTCGTAACCAAGTTTTTGGAAAAGTTCAATGTAGAGCATACGATGGTGCCTGCCGGCAATGTTGACGTTTGGGAAAAAGAAATTAAACCCAATACCAAAATGGTATTTTTGGAAACACCTACTAATCCTCAATTAGAAATAATTGATTTGGAAAAAGTTGGACAGATAGCTAAAAAACACAATTTATTATATTTTGTAGATAATTGTTTTGCTACGCCTATTTTACAAAATCCGATTGAATTTGGTGCTGATTTGGTAACACATTCCGCAACTAAATGGATTGATGGACAAGGTCGTGTTTTGGGTGGTGTTGTTGTAGGAAAGAAAGAATTAATCCACGAAGTGTATTTATTCTGCCGCAATTTCGGTCCGACTTTATCTCCATTTAACGCTTGGGTTTTGAGTAAAAGTTTGGAAACTCTAGAGTTGAGAATGGAACGTCATTGTTCTAATGCATTGAAATTAGCGCAAGCATTGGAAAAAAATCCTCACGTTGAAAAAGTAATTTATCCAGGATTACCAAGTCATCCACAATATGAAATAGCTAAAAAGCAAATGCGCGCTGGTGGCGGTATTGTCGCTTTCGAAGCAAAAGGCGGCGTTGAAGCCGGTCGTAAATTTATGGATTCTTTGCAAATATTGTCTTTGACTCCTAATTTGGGAGATTCAAGAAGTATTGCATCGCATCCAGCAAGTACAACTCATAGCAAAGTACCTGAAGATATACGTCTTGCGACGGGCATCACGCCAGGGCTGATTAGGATATCTGTTGGTTTGGAATTTATCGATGATATTATCGGAGATATTGAACAAGCATTAAATAAATAAGTTAAATGGGTAAATATTTTCAAAATATTTGCCCATTTTTTTTAATATGAAACAAAGCAAAAGATACTATCTTTGTTTTCCAATTTTTTAATAAATAAAGCTTTTATGGCACTTTCTTCATTTTTGAATCGTTTTGAGGAGCCGGCAACATTGAAAATGGCTCAGATGGGTCGCGATCTTAGCGCGAAAGGTATTGAAGTAATTAACTTGAGTTTGGGTGAACCAGATTTTGATACACCTCAACATATAAAGGATGCTGCAATAAAGGCTATTAATGAAAATTATAGCCACTACACGCCAGTCGCAGGTTATTTGGATGCAAGACAAGCGGCTTGCACAAAATTGAAAAGAGATAATAATTTAGATTATACAGCGGATCAGATCGTTTATTCTACAGGTGCAAAACAATGTTTATTAAATGCATTGTTAGCCATTGTGGATGATGGGGAAGAGGTAGTAATTCCAACTCCTTATTGGGTGACATATTCCGAACAAGTAAAAATTGCTCGCGGAGAAGTTGTTTTAGTAAGAACTACTGCTGAAAATGGATTTAAAATCACTCCAGCAGAATTAGAAGCAGCAATTACTTCCAAAACAAAAGCATTTATGTTTTCTTCTCCATGTAATCCTTCTGGTGCGGTGTATAGCAAAGAAGAATTAGCTGGATTGGCAGAAGTTTTTAGAAAATATCCGGACGTGTATATTATTTCTGATGAGATTTATGAATATATCAATTTCGTTGGTGCGCACGAAAGTATTGCACAATTTGAAGATTTGAAAGATAGGATTATCTTAATTAATGGTTTGAGTAAAGGTTTTGCTATGACAGGTTGGAGAGTTGGATTTACCGCTTCCAATACAGAATTGGCAAAAGCAATGATCAAAATTCAAGGTCAATTTACAAGTGCTACGAACTCAGTTGCACAAAAAGCTGCGGTAGCTGCGTTCACAGGTGATATTAGTTCTTCTAAAGCCATGACTGCAGAATTTGCAAAAAGACGTACACGTGTATTGGAATTGATTAAAGAAATTCCAGGATTGAAATGTTTTGCTCCAGAAGGTGCGTTCTACGTTTTTCCTGATGTATCTTCTTATTTTGGAAAATCTGATGGAACTACAATGATTAAAAATGCAGAAGATATGACCTTATATCTTTTGAATACTGCACATGTTTCTTCT from Rhizosphaericola mali includes:
- a CDS encoding pyridoxal phosphate-dependent aminotransferase is translated as MALSSFLNRFEEPATLKMAQMGRDLSAKGIEVINLSLGEPDFDTPQHIKDAAIKAINENYSHYTPVAGYLDARQAACTKLKRDNNLDYTADQIVYSTGAKQCLLNALLAIVDDGEEVVIPTPYWVTYSEQVKIARGEVVLVRTTAENGFKITPAELEAAITSKTKAFMFSSPCNPSGAVYSKEELAGLAEVFRKYPDVYIISDEIYEYINFVGAHESIAQFEDLKDRIILINGLSKGFAMTGWRVGFTASNTELAKAMIKIQGQFTSATNSVAQKAAVAAFTGDISSSKAMTAEFAKRRTRVLELIKEIPGLKCFAPEGAFYVFPDVSSYFGKSDGTTMIKNAEDMTLYLLNTAHVSSVDGAAFGEPLCVRFSFAASMENIEKAWKQVKEALANLS
- a CDS encoding OsmC family protein, with protein sequence MASIELNLVNGQYGFEAKDQSGHITKMDTKPEMGGQDFGTRPMELLLEALAGCSSVDVVSILSKQKQDLQGLKVLVNGERAAKDDLSLWKDIQIEFQLKGDIDPQKAEKAVSLSIHKYCSVAATLVAAGAEISTKVTIEK
- a CDS encoding O-succinylhomoserine sulfhydrylase produces the protein MFEEFGSRQTKAIRTQVERSGKREHSVPVYLSSSFTFPDAEEMRAAFADENDDYIYSRYGNPSVDEFAEKMAMMEGAEAGFAVASGMAAIAAPMFALLKAGDHILCSSSIFGGTTTVVTKFLEKFNVEHTMVPAGNVDVWEKEIKPNTKMVFLETPTNPQLEIIDLEKVGQIAKKHNLLYFVDNCFATPILQNPIEFGADLVTHSATKWIDGQGRVLGGVVVGKKELIHEVYLFCRNFGPTLSPFNAWVLSKSLETLELRMERHCSNALKLAQALEKNPHVEKVIYPGLPSHPQYEIAKKQMRAGGGIVAFEAKGGVEAGRKFMDSLQILSLTPNLGDSRSIASHPASTTHSKVPEDIRLATGITPGLIRISVGLEFIDDIIGDIEQALNK